The Deltaproteobacteria bacterium GWA2_45_12 DNA window ATCTAACCATAAAAGCCACCGGAGATATTGAGGTGGATGATCACCATTTAGTTGAAGATGTGGGCCTGGTGTTGGGAGAAGCTTTTAAAAAAGCTTTAGGCGACAAAAAGGGAATCCGTCGTTATGGGCATTTTATGCTTCCCATGGATGAGGTGCTGACAACGGCAGCGGTTGATTTTTCGGGTAGGCCTTGTCTGGTTTATCAGCCCGCCATAAAATCCGGACGCATTAAAAATTTTGATACAGATCTTGTGCATGAATTTTTTCAGGCTTTTGTGAATACGGCCCACATCAATTTGCACATTCACGTCCTAAAGACAGGCAATCGTCATCATGTGGTCGAATCCATTTTTAAGGCCACAACACGAGCCTTGGATATGGCGACACAATTGGATGCACGTATCAAAACAATTCCTTCCACGAAGGGGAAATTATAGGTGAAGAGCCAACAGTGATCGCCATTATCAACTACGACATGGGTAATTTGAAAAGTGTCTCCAAGGCCTTGGAAAAGGTGGGGGCCAAGGTCGTTGTTACCCGTGACATAAAACAAATCAAAAAAGCTTCCAAAATCGTCCTGCCAGGGGTGGGTGCCTATACGCGCTGCATGGAAAACCTGACCCGGTATGGTTTGGTTGATGTCATCAAAGAAGAAATTAAATCCGGAAAATGGTTTTTGGGTATTTGTCTGGGGCTTCAATTATTATTTGAAGAGAGTGAAGAATTTGGCCCCACAAAGGGATTGGGTCTTCTCAAAGGATCGGTGAAACGTTT harbors:
- the hisB gene encoding imidazoleglycerol-phosphate dehydratase (catalyzes the dehydration of D-erythro-1-(imidazol-4-yl)glycerol 3-phosphate to 3-(imidazol-4-yl)-2-oxopropyl phosphate in histidine biosynthesis), translated to MKQRKSTLKRKTKETDISLSLNIDGNGNYSIKTPIPFFTHMLEAFARHGLFDLTIKATGDIEVDDHHLVEDVGLVLGEAFKKALGDKKGIRRYGHFMLPMDEVLTTAAVDFSGRPCLVYQPAIKSGRIKNFDTDLVHEFFQAFVNTAHINLHIHVLKTGNRHHVVESIFKATTRALDMATQLDARIKTIPSTKGKL